The following proteins are co-located in the Paroedura picta isolate Pp20150507F chromosome 18, Ppicta_v3.0, whole genome shotgun sequence genome:
- the TPM1 gene encoding tropomyosin alpha-1 chain isoform X20, which yields MAAGLSSLEAVRRKIRSLQEQADSAEERAGRLQRELDDERALREQAESDVASLNRRIQLVEEELDRAQERLATALQKLEEAEKAADESERGMKVIESRALKDEEKMEIQEIQLKEAKHIAEDADRKYEEVARKLVIIESDLERAEERAELSESQVRQLEEQLRITDQTLKALMAAEEKYSQKEDKYEEEIKVLTDKLKEAETRAEFAERSVTKLEKSIDDLEDELYAQKLKYKAISEELDHALNDMTSI from the exons ATGGCGGCGGGGCTGAGCTCGCTGGAGGCGGTGCGCAGGAAGATCCGCAGCCTGCAGGAACAGGCGGACAGCGCCGAGGAGCGGGCCGGGCGCCTCCAGCGGGAGCTCGACGACGAGCGGGCCTTGCGCGAGCAG GCAGAGAGCGACGTGGCCTCCCTGAACAGGCGCATCCAGCTGGTAGAGGAGGAGCTCGACCGTGCCCAGGAGCGCTTGGCAACCGCCCTGCAGAAACTGGAGGAGGCCGAGAAGGCTGCTGATGAGAGCGAAAG AGGAATGAAGGTCATTGAGAGCAGGGCCCTGAAGGATGAGGAGAAGATGGAGATCCAGGAGATCCAGCTGAAGGAGGCCAAACACATTGCAGAGGATGCAGACCGGAAGTACGAGGAG GTGGCTCGTAAGCTGGTGATCATCGAGAGCGACCTGGAAAGGGCCGAGGAGCGGGCCGAGCTCTCAGAAAG CCAAGTCCGACAGTTGGAGGAGCAGTTAAGGATAACGGACCAAACTTTGAAAGCGCTAATGGCGGCGGAGGAGAAG TATTCGCAAAAGGAAGACAAGTATGAAGAGGAGATCAAGGTCCTGACCGACAAGCTGAAGGAG GCCGAGACCCGAGCTGAATTTGCTGAGAGGTCAGTAACCAAGCTGGAAAAGAGCATCGATGACTTAGAAG ACGAGTTGTATGCTCAGAAGCTCAAGTACAAGGCCATCAGCGAGGAGTTGGACCATGCTCTGAACGACATGACTTCCAT
- the TPM1 gene encoding tropomyosin alpha-1 chain isoform X24, producing the protein MDAIKKKMQMLKLDKENALDRAEQAEADKKAAEDRSKQFEDDITQLEKQLRVAEDERDRVLEELHTSEESLLTADEKATKLEDELVSLQKKLKGTEDELDKYSESLKDAQEKLEVAEKKATDAESDVASLNRRIQLVEEELDRAQERLATALQKLEEAEKAADESERGMKVIESRALKDEEKMEIQEIQLKEAKHIAEDADRKYEEVARKLVIIESDLERAEERAELSESKCAELEEELKTVTNNLRSLEAQAEKYSQKEDKYEEEIKVLTDKLKEAETRAEFAERSVTKLEKSIDDLEEKVAHAKEENLNMHQMLDQTLLELNNM; encoded by the exons atggacGCCATCAAGAAGAAGATGCAGATGCTGAAGCTGGACAAGGAGAATGCCCTGGACCGCGCTGAGCAAGCCGAGGCCGACAAGAAGGCGGCCGAGGACCGCAGCAAGCAG TTTGAGGACGATATAACCCAGTTGGAAAAACAACTGCGGGTCGCGGAGGACGAGAGAGACCgcgtcctggaagagctgcacaCCTCCGAGGAGAGCCTCCTCACAGCCGACGAGAAGGCCACCAAG CTGGAGGACGAGCTGGTGTCTCTGCAAAAGAAGCTGAAGGGCACAGAAGATGAGTTGGATAAATACTCAGAGTCCCTGAAAGATGCCCAGGAAAAGCTGGAAGTGGCGGAGAAAAAGGCGACAGAC GCAGAGAGCGACGTGGCCTCCCTGAACAGGCGCATCCAGCTGGTAGAGGAGGAGCTCGACCGTGCCCAGGAGCGCTTGGCAACCGCCCTGCAGAAACTGGAGGAGGCCGAGAAGGCTGCTGATGAGAGCGAAAG AGGAATGAAGGTCATTGAGAGCAGGGCCCTGAAGGATGAGGAGAAGATGGAGATCCAGGAGATCCAGCTGAAGGAGGCCAAACACATTGCAGAGGATGCAGACCGGAAGTACGAGGAG GTGGCTCGTAAGCTGGTGATCATCGAGAGCGACCTGGAAAGGGCCGAGGAGCGGGCCGAGCTCTCAGAAAG CAAATGCGCTGAACTTGAAGAGGAGTTGAAAACTGTGACCAACAACCTGAGGTCGCTGGAGGCTCAGGCCGAGAAG TATTCGCAAAAGGAAGACAAGTATGAAGAGGAGATCAAGGTCCTGACCGACAAGCTGAAGGAG GCCGAGACCCGAGCTGAATTTGCTGAGAGGTCAGTAACCAAGCTGGAAAAGAGCATCGATGACTTAGAAG
- the TPM1 gene encoding tropomyosin alpha-1 chain isoform X13 — MDAIKKKMQMLKLDKENALDRAEQAEADKKAAEDRSKQFEDDITQLEKQLRVAEDERDRVLEELHTSEESLLTADEKATKAESDVASLNRRIQLVEEELDRAQERLATALQKLEEAEKAADESERGMKVIESRALKDEEKMEIQEIQLKEAKHIAEDADRKYEEVARKLVIIESDLERAEERAELSESQVRQLEEQLRITDQTLKALMAAEEKYSQKEDKYEEEIKVLTDKLKEAETRAEFAERSVTKLEKSIDDLEDELYAQKLKYKAISEELDHALNDMTSM; from the exons atggacGCCATCAAGAAGAAGATGCAGATGCTGAAGCTGGACAAGGAGAATGCCCTGGACCGCGCTGAGCAAGCCGAGGCCGACAAGAAGGCGGCCGAGGACCGCAGCAAGCAG TTTGAGGACGATATAACCCAGTTGGAAAAACAACTGCGGGTCGCGGAGGACGAGAGAGACCgcgtcctggaagagctgcacaCCTCCGAGGAGAGCCTCCTCACAGCCGACGAGAAGGCCACCAAG GCAGAGAGCGACGTGGCCTCCCTGAACAGGCGCATCCAGCTGGTAGAGGAGGAGCTCGACCGTGCCCAGGAGCGCTTGGCAACCGCCCTGCAGAAACTGGAGGAGGCCGAGAAGGCTGCTGATGAGAGCGAAAG AGGAATGAAGGTCATTGAGAGCAGGGCCCTGAAGGATGAGGAGAAGATGGAGATCCAGGAGATCCAGCTGAAGGAGGCCAAACACATTGCAGAGGATGCAGACCGGAAGTACGAGGAG GTGGCTCGTAAGCTGGTGATCATCGAGAGCGACCTGGAAAGGGCCGAGGAGCGGGCCGAGCTCTCAGAAAG CCAAGTCCGACAGTTGGAGGAGCAGTTAAGGATAACGGACCAAACTTTGAAAGCGCTAATGGCGGCGGAGGAGAAG TATTCGCAAAAGGAAGACAAGTATGAAGAGGAGATCAAGGTCCTGACCGACAAGCTGAAGGAG GCCGAGACCCGAGCTGAATTTGCTGAGAGGTCAGTAACCAAGCTGGAAAAGAGCATCGATGACTTAGAAG ACGAGTTGTATGCTCAGAAGCTCAAGTACAAGGCCATCAGCGAGGAGTTGGACCATGCTCTGAACGACATGACTTCCATGTAA
- the TPM1 gene encoding tropomyosin alpha-1 chain isoform X11, translating into MDAIKKKMQMLKLDKENALDRAEQAEADKKAAEDRSKQFEDDITQLEKQLRVAEDERDRVLEELHTSEESLLTADEKATKAESDVASLNRRIQLVEEELDRAQERLATALQKLEEAEKAADESERGMKVIESRALKDEEKMEIQEIQLKEAKHIAEDADRKYEEVARKLVIIESDLERAEERAELSESKCAELEEELKTVTNNLRSLEAQAEKYSQKEDKYEEEIKVLTDKLKEAETRAEFAERSVTKLEKSIDDLEDELYAQKLKYKAISEELDHALNDMTSM; encoded by the exons atggacGCCATCAAGAAGAAGATGCAGATGCTGAAGCTGGACAAGGAGAATGCCCTGGACCGCGCTGAGCAAGCCGAGGCCGACAAGAAGGCGGCCGAGGACCGCAGCAAGCAG TTTGAGGACGATATAACCCAGTTGGAAAAACAACTGCGGGTCGCGGAGGACGAGAGAGACCgcgtcctggaagagctgcacaCCTCCGAGGAGAGCCTCCTCACAGCCGACGAGAAGGCCACCAAG GCAGAGAGCGACGTGGCCTCCCTGAACAGGCGCATCCAGCTGGTAGAGGAGGAGCTCGACCGTGCCCAGGAGCGCTTGGCAACCGCCCTGCAGAAACTGGAGGAGGCCGAGAAGGCTGCTGATGAGAGCGAAAG AGGAATGAAGGTCATTGAGAGCAGGGCCCTGAAGGATGAGGAGAAGATGGAGATCCAGGAGATCCAGCTGAAGGAGGCCAAACACATTGCAGAGGATGCAGACCGGAAGTACGAGGAG GTGGCTCGTAAGCTGGTGATCATCGAGAGCGACCTGGAAAGGGCCGAGGAGCGGGCCGAGCTCTCAGAAAG CAAATGCGCTGAACTTGAAGAGGAGTTGAAAACTGTGACCAACAACCTGAGGTCGCTGGAGGCTCAGGCCGAGAAG TATTCGCAAAAGGAAGACAAGTATGAAGAGGAGATCAAGGTCCTGACCGACAAGCTGAAGGAG GCCGAGACCCGAGCTGAATTTGCTGAGAGGTCAGTAACCAAGCTGGAAAAGAGCATCGATGACTTAGAAG ACGAGTTGTATGCTCAGAAGCTCAAGTACAAGGCCATCAGCGAGGAGTTGGACCATGCTCTGAACGACATGACTTCCATGTAA
- the TPM1 gene encoding tropomyosin alpha-1 chain isoform X26 — MDAIKKKMQMLKLDKENALDRAEQAEADKKAAEDRSKQFEDDITQLEKQLRVAEDERDRVLEELHTSEESLLTADEKATKLEDELVSLQKKLKGTEDELDKYSESLKDAQEKLEVAEKKATDAESDVASLNRRIQLVEEELDRAQERLATALQKLEEAEKAADESERGMKVIESRALKDEEKMEIQEIQLKEAKHIAEDADRKYEEVARKLVIIESDLERAEERAELSESKCAELEEELKTVTNNLRSLEAQAEKYSQKEDKYEEEIKVLTDKLKEAETRAEFAERSVTKLEKSIDDLEDELYAQKLKYKAISEELDHALNDMTSM, encoded by the exons atggacGCCATCAAGAAGAAGATGCAGATGCTGAAGCTGGACAAGGAGAATGCCCTGGACCGCGCTGAGCAAGCCGAGGCCGACAAGAAGGCGGCCGAGGACCGCAGCAAGCAG TTTGAGGACGATATAACCCAGTTGGAAAAACAACTGCGGGTCGCGGAGGACGAGAGAGACCgcgtcctggaagagctgcacaCCTCCGAGGAGAGCCTCCTCACAGCCGACGAGAAGGCCACCAAG CTGGAGGACGAGCTGGTGTCTCTGCAAAAGAAGCTGAAGGGCACAGAAGATGAGTTGGATAAATACTCAGAGTCCCTGAAAGATGCCCAGGAAAAGCTGGAAGTGGCGGAGAAAAAGGCGACAGAC GCAGAGAGCGACGTGGCCTCCCTGAACAGGCGCATCCAGCTGGTAGAGGAGGAGCTCGACCGTGCCCAGGAGCGCTTGGCAACCGCCCTGCAGAAACTGGAGGAGGCCGAGAAGGCTGCTGATGAGAGCGAAAG AGGAATGAAGGTCATTGAGAGCAGGGCCCTGAAGGATGAGGAGAAGATGGAGATCCAGGAGATCCAGCTGAAGGAGGCCAAACACATTGCAGAGGATGCAGACCGGAAGTACGAGGAG GTGGCTCGTAAGCTGGTGATCATCGAGAGCGACCTGGAAAGGGCCGAGGAGCGGGCCGAGCTCTCAGAAAG CAAATGCGCTGAACTTGAAGAGGAGTTGAAAACTGTGACCAACAACCTGAGGTCGCTGGAGGCTCAGGCCGAGAAG TATTCGCAAAAGGAAGACAAGTATGAAGAGGAGATCAAGGTCCTGACCGACAAGCTGAAGGAG GCCGAGACCCGAGCTGAATTTGCTGAGAGGTCAGTAACCAAGCTGGAAAAGAGCATCGATGACTTAGAAG ACGAGTTGTATGCTCAGAAGCTCAAGTACAAGGCCATCAGCGAGGAGTTGGACCATGCTCTGAACGACATGACTTCCATGTAA
- the TPM1 gene encoding tropomyosin alpha-1 chain isoform X18, producing the protein MAAGLSSLEAVRRKIRSLQEQADSAEERAGRLQRELDDERALREQAESDVASLNRRIQLVEEELDRAQERLATALQKLEEAEKAADESERGMKVIESRALKDEEKMEIQEIQLKEAKHIAEDADRKYEEVARKLVIIESDLERAEERAELSESKCAELEEELKTVTNNLRSLEAQAEKYSQKEDKYEEEIKVLTDKLKEAETRAEFAERSVTKLEKSIDDLEDELYAQKLKYKAISEELDHALNDMTSI; encoded by the exons ATGGCGGCGGGGCTGAGCTCGCTGGAGGCGGTGCGCAGGAAGATCCGCAGCCTGCAGGAACAGGCGGACAGCGCCGAGGAGCGGGCCGGGCGCCTCCAGCGGGAGCTCGACGACGAGCGGGCCTTGCGCGAGCAG GCAGAGAGCGACGTGGCCTCCCTGAACAGGCGCATCCAGCTGGTAGAGGAGGAGCTCGACCGTGCCCAGGAGCGCTTGGCAACCGCCCTGCAGAAACTGGAGGAGGCCGAGAAGGCTGCTGATGAGAGCGAAAG AGGAATGAAGGTCATTGAGAGCAGGGCCCTGAAGGATGAGGAGAAGATGGAGATCCAGGAGATCCAGCTGAAGGAGGCCAAACACATTGCAGAGGATGCAGACCGGAAGTACGAGGAG GTGGCTCGTAAGCTGGTGATCATCGAGAGCGACCTGGAAAGGGCCGAGGAGCGGGCCGAGCTCTCAGAAAG CAAATGCGCTGAACTTGAAGAGGAGTTGAAAACTGTGACCAACAACCTGAGGTCGCTGGAGGCTCAGGCCGAGAAG TATTCGCAAAAGGAAGACAAGTATGAAGAGGAGATCAAGGTCCTGACCGACAAGCTGAAGGAG GCCGAGACCCGAGCTGAATTTGCTGAGAGGTCAGTAACCAAGCTGGAAAAGAGCATCGATGACTTAGAAG ACGAGTTGTATGCTCAGAAGCTCAAGTACAAGGCCATCAGCGAGGAGTTGGACCATGCTCTGAACGACATGACTTCCAT
- the TPM1 gene encoding tropomyosin alpha-1 chain isoform X16: MDAIKKKMQMLKLDKENALDRAEQAEADKKAAEDRSKQFEDDITQLEKQLRVAEDERDRVLEELHTSEESLLTADEKATKAESDVASLNRRIQLVEEELDRAQERLATALQKLEEAEKAADESERGMKVIESRALKDEEKMEIQEIQLKEAKHIAEDADRKYEEVARKLVIIESDLERAEERAELSESKCAELEEELKTVTNNLRSLEAQAEKYSQKEDKYEEEIKVLTDKLKEAETRAEFAERSVTKLEKSIDDLEDQLYHQLEQNRRLTHELKLALNED, encoded by the exons atggacGCCATCAAGAAGAAGATGCAGATGCTGAAGCTGGACAAGGAGAATGCCCTGGACCGCGCTGAGCAAGCCGAGGCCGACAAGAAGGCGGCCGAGGACCGCAGCAAGCAG TTTGAGGACGATATAACCCAGTTGGAAAAACAACTGCGGGTCGCGGAGGACGAGAGAGACCgcgtcctggaagagctgcacaCCTCCGAGGAGAGCCTCCTCACAGCCGACGAGAAGGCCACCAAG GCAGAGAGCGACGTGGCCTCCCTGAACAGGCGCATCCAGCTGGTAGAGGAGGAGCTCGACCGTGCCCAGGAGCGCTTGGCAACCGCCCTGCAGAAACTGGAGGAGGCCGAGAAGGCTGCTGATGAGAGCGAAAG AGGAATGAAGGTCATTGAGAGCAGGGCCCTGAAGGATGAGGAGAAGATGGAGATCCAGGAGATCCAGCTGAAGGAGGCCAAACACATTGCAGAGGATGCAGACCGGAAGTACGAGGAG GTGGCTCGTAAGCTGGTGATCATCGAGAGCGACCTGGAAAGGGCCGAGGAGCGGGCCGAGCTCTCAGAAAG CAAATGCGCTGAACTTGAAGAGGAGTTGAAAACTGTGACCAACAACCTGAGGTCGCTGGAGGCTCAGGCCGAGAAG TATTCGCAAAAGGAAGACAAGTATGAAGAGGAGATCAAGGTCCTGACCGACAAGCTGAAGGAG GCCGAGACCCGAGCTGAATTTGCTGAGAGGTCAGTAACCAAGCTGGAAAAGAGCATCGATGACTTAGAAG
- the TPM1 gene encoding tropomyosin alpha-1 chain isoform X7 translates to MDAIKKKMQMLKLDKENALDRAEQAEADKKAAEDRSKQLEDELVSLQKKLKGTEDELDKYSESLKDAQEKLEVAEKKATDAESDVASLNRRIQLVEEELDRAQERLATALQKLEEAEKAADESERGMKVIESRALKDEEKMEIQEIQLKEAKHIAEDADRKYEEVARKLVIIESDLERAEERAELSESKCAELEEELKTVTNNLRSLEAQAEKYSQKEDKYEEEIKVLTDKLKEAETRAEFAERSVTKLEKSIDDLEEKVAHAKEENLNMHQMLDQTLLELNNM, encoded by the exons atggacGCCATCAAGAAGAAGATGCAGATGCTGAAGCTGGACAAGGAGAATGCCCTGGACCGCGCTGAGCAAGCCGAGGCCGACAAGAAGGCGGCCGAGGACCGCAGCAAGCAG CTGGAGGACGAGCTGGTGTCTCTGCAAAAGAAGCTGAAGGGCACAGAAGATGAGTTGGATAAATACTCAGAGTCCCTGAAAGATGCCCAGGAAAAGCTGGAAGTGGCGGAGAAAAAGGCGACAGAC GCAGAGAGCGACGTGGCCTCCCTGAACAGGCGCATCCAGCTGGTAGAGGAGGAGCTCGACCGTGCCCAGGAGCGCTTGGCAACCGCCCTGCAGAAACTGGAGGAGGCCGAGAAGGCTGCTGATGAGAGCGAAAG AGGAATGAAGGTCATTGAGAGCAGGGCCCTGAAGGATGAGGAGAAGATGGAGATCCAGGAGATCCAGCTGAAGGAGGCCAAACACATTGCAGAGGATGCAGACCGGAAGTACGAGGAG GTGGCTCGTAAGCTGGTGATCATCGAGAGCGACCTGGAAAGGGCCGAGGAGCGGGCCGAGCTCTCAGAAAG CAAATGCGCTGAACTTGAAGAGGAGTTGAAAACTGTGACCAACAACCTGAGGTCGCTGGAGGCTCAGGCCGAGAAG TATTCGCAAAAGGAAGACAAGTATGAAGAGGAGATCAAGGTCCTGACCGACAAGCTGAAGGAG GCCGAGACCCGAGCTGAATTTGCTGAGAGGTCAGTAACCAAGCTGGAAAAGAGCATCGATGACTTAGAAG
- the TPM1 gene encoding tropomyosin alpha-1 chain isoform X15: MDAIKKKMQMLKLDKENALDRAEQAEADKKAAEDRSKQLEDELVSLQKKLKGTEDELDKYSESLKDAQEKLEVAEKKATDAESDVASLNRRIQLVEEELDRAQERLATALQKLEEAEKAADESERGMKVIESRALKDEEKMEIQEIQLKEAKHIAEDADRKYEEVARKLVIIESDLERAEERAELSESQVRQLEEQLRITDQTLKALMAAEEKYSQKEDKYEEEIKVLTDKLKEAETRAEFAERSVTKLEKSIDDLEDQLYHQLEQNRRLTHELKLALNED; encoded by the exons atggacGCCATCAAGAAGAAGATGCAGATGCTGAAGCTGGACAAGGAGAATGCCCTGGACCGCGCTGAGCAAGCCGAGGCCGACAAGAAGGCGGCCGAGGACCGCAGCAAGCAG CTGGAGGACGAGCTGGTGTCTCTGCAAAAGAAGCTGAAGGGCACAGAAGATGAGTTGGATAAATACTCAGAGTCCCTGAAAGATGCCCAGGAAAAGCTGGAAGTGGCGGAGAAAAAGGCGACAGAC GCAGAGAGCGACGTGGCCTCCCTGAACAGGCGCATCCAGCTGGTAGAGGAGGAGCTCGACCGTGCCCAGGAGCGCTTGGCAACCGCCCTGCAGAAACTGGAGGAGGCCGAGAAGGCTGCTGATGAGAGCGAAAG AGGAATGAAGGTCATTGAGAGCAGGGCCCTGAAGGATGAGGAGAAGATGGAGATCCAGGAGATCCAGCTGAAGGAGGCCAAACACATTGCAGAGGATGCAGACCGGAAGTACGAGGAG GTGGCTCGTAAGCTGGTGATCATCGAGAGCGACCTGGAAAGGGCCGAGGAGCGGGCCGAGCTCTCAGAAAG CCAAGTCCGACAGTTGGAGGAGCAGTTAAGGATAACGGACCAAACTTTGAAAGCGCTAATGGCGGCGGAGGAGAAG TATTCGCAAAAGGAAGACAAGTATGAAGAGGAGATCAAGGTCCTGACCGACAAGCTGAAGGAG GCCGAGACCCGAGCTGAATTTGCTGAGAGGTCAGTAACCAAGCTGGAAAAGAGCATCGATGACTTAGAAG
- the TPM1 gene encoding tropomyosin alpha-1 chain isoform X8 — protein sequence MDAIKKKMQMLKLDKENALDRAEQAEADKKAAEDRSKQLEDELVSLQKKLKGTEDELDKYSESLKDAQEKLEVAEKKATDAESDVASLNRRIQLVEEELDRAQERLATALQKLEEAEKAADESERGMKVIESRALKDEEKMEIQEIQLKEAKHIAEDADRKYEEVARKLVIIESDLERAEERAELSESQVRQLEEQLRITDQTLKALMAAEEKYSQKEDKYEEEIKVLTDKLKEAETRAEFAERSVTKLEKSIDDLEDELYAQKLKYKAISEELDHALNDMTSI from the exons atggacGCCATCAAGAAGAAGATGCAGATGCTGAAGCTGGACAAGGAGAATGCCCTGGACCGCGCTGAGCAAGCCGAGGCCGACAAGAAGGCGGCCGAGGACCGCAGCAAGCAG CTGGAGGACGAGCTGGTGTCTCTGCAAAAGAAGCTGAAGGGCACAGAAGATGAGTTGGATAAATACTCAGAGTCCCTGAAAGATGCCCAGGAAAAGCTGGAAGTGGCGGAGAAAAAGGCGACAGAC GCAGAGAGCGACGTGGCCTCCCTGAACAGGCGCATCCAGCTGGTAGAGGAGGAGCTCGACCGTGCCCAGGAGCGCTTGGCAACCGCCCTGCAGAAACTGGAGGAGGCCGAGAAGGCTGCTGATGAGAGCGAAAG AGGAATGAAGGTCATTGAGAGCAGGGCCCTGAAGGATGAGGAGAAGATGGAGATCCAGGAGATCCAGCTGAAGGAGGCCAAACACATTGCAGAGGATGCAGACCGGAAGTACGAGGAG GTGGCTCGTAAGCTGGTGATCATCGAGAGCGACCTGGAAAGGGCCGAGGAGCGGGCCGAGCTCTCAGAAAG CCAAGTCCGACAGTTGGAGGAGCAGTTAAGGATAACGGACCAAACTTTGAAAGCGCTAATGGCGGCGGAGGAGAAG TATTCGCAAAAGGAAGACAAGTATGAAGAGGAGATCAAGGTCCTGACCGACAAGCTGAAGGAG GCCGAGACCCGAGCTGAATTTGCTGAGAGGTCAGTAACCAAGCTGGAAAAGAGCATCGATGACTTAGAAG ACGAGTTGTATGCTCAGAAGCTCAAGTACAAGGCCATCAGCGAGGAGTTGGACCATGCTCTGAACGACATGACTTCCAT
- the TPM1 gene encoding tropomyosin alpha-1 chain isoform X6, producing the protein MDAIKKKMQMLKLDKENALDRAEQAEADKKAAEDRSKQLEDELVSLQKKLKGTEDELDKYSESLKDAQEKLEVAEKKATDAESDVASLNRRIQLVEEELDRAQERLATALQKLEEAEKAADESERGMKVIESRALKDEEKMEIQEIQLKEAKHIAEDADRKYEEVARKLVIIESDLERAEERAELSESKCAELEEELKTVTNNLRSLEAQAEKYSQKEDKYEEEIKVLTDKLKEAETRAEFAERSVTKLEKSIDDLEDELYAQKLKYKAISEELDHALNDMTSI; encoded by the exons atggacGCCATCAAGAAGAAGATGCAGATGCTGAAGCTGGACAAGGAGAATGCCCTGGACCGCGCTGAGCAAGCCGAGGCCGACAAGAAGGCGGCCGAGGACCGCAGCAAGCAG CTGGAGGACGAGCTGGTGTCTCTGCAAAAGAAGCTGAAGGGCACAGAAGATGAGTTGGATAAATACTCAGAGTCCCTGAAAGATGCCCAGGAAAAGCTGGAAGTGGCGGAGAAAAAGGCGACAGAC GCAGAGAGCGACGTGGCCTCCCTGAACAGGCGCATCCAGCTGGTAGAGGAGGAGCTCGACCGTGCCCAGGAGCGCTTGGCAACCGCCCTGCAGAAACTGGAGGAGGCCGAGAAGGCTGCTGATGAGAGCGAAAG AGGAATGAAGGTCATTGAGAGCAGGGCCCTGAAGGATGAGGAGAAGATGGAGATCCAGGAGATCCAGCTGAAGGAGGCCAAACACATTGCAGAGGATGCAGACCGGAAGTACGAGGAG GTGGCTCGTAAGCTGGTGATCATCGAGAGCGACCTGGAAAGGGCCGAGGAGCGGGCCGAGCTCTCAGAAAG CAAATGCGCTGAACTTGAAGAGGAGTTGAAAACTGTGACCAACAACCTGAGGTCGCTGGAGGCTCAGGCCGAGAAG TATTCGCAAAAGGAAGACAAGTATGAAGAGGAGATCAAGGTCCTGACCGACAAGCTGAAGGAG GCCGAGACCCGAGCTGAATTTGCTGAGAGGTCAGTAACCAAGCTGGAAAAGAGCATCGATGACTTAGAAG ACGAGTTGTATGCTCAGAAGCTCAAGTACAAGGCCATCAGCGAGGAGTTGGACCATGCTCTGAACGACATGACTTCCAT
- the TPM1 gene encoding tropomyosin alpha-1 chain isoform X25: MDAIKKKMQMLKLDKENALDRAEQAEADKKAAEDRSKQFEDDITQLEKQLRVAEDERDRVLEELHTSEESLLTADEKATKLEDELVSLQKKLKGTEDELDKYSESLKDAQEKLEVAEKKATDAESDVASLNRRIQLVEEELDRAQERLATALQKLEEAEKAADESERGMKVIESRALKDEEKMEIQEIQLKEAKHIAEDADRKYEEVARKLVIIESDLERAEERAELSESQVRQLEEQLRITDQTLKALMAAEEKYSQKEDKYEEEIKVLTDKLKEAETRAEFAERSVTKLEKSIDDLEDELYAQKLKYKAISEELDHALNDMTSM; encoded by the exons atggacGCCATCAAGAAGAAGATGCAGATGCTGAAGCTGGACAAGGAGAATGCCCTGGACCGCGCTGAGCAAGCCGAGGCCGACAAGAAGGCGGCCGAGGACCGCAGCAAGCAG TTTGAGGACGATATAACCCAGTTGGAAAAACAACTGCGGGTCGCGGAGGACGAGAGAGACCgcgtcctggaagagctgcacaCCTCCGAGGAGAGCCTCCTCACAGCCGACGAGAAGGCCACCAAG CTGGAGGACGAGCTGGTGTCTCTGCAAAAGAAGCTGAAGGGCACAGAAGATGAGTTGGATAAATACTCAGAGTCCCTGAAAGATGCCCAGGAAAAGCTGGAAGTGGCGGAGAAAAAGGCGACAGAC GCAGAGAGCGACGTGGCCTCCCTGAACAGGCGCATCCAGCTGGTAGAGGAGGAGCTCGACCGTGCCCAGGAGCGCTTGGCAACCGCCCTGCAGAAACTGGAGGAGGCCGAGAAGGCTGCTGATGAGAGCGAAAG AGGAATGAAGGTCATTGAGAGCAGGGCCCTGAAGGATGAGGAGAAGATGGAGATCCAGGAGATCCAGCTGAAGGAGGCCAAACACATTGCAGAGGATGCAGACCGGAAGTACGAGGAG GTGGCTCGTAAGCTGGTGATCATCGAGAGCGACCTGGAAAGGGCCGAGGAGCGGGCCGAGCTCTCAGAAAG CCAAGTCCGACAGTTGGAGGAGCAGTTAAGGATAACGGACCAAACTTTGAAAGCGCTAATGGCGGCGGAGGAGAAG TATTCGCAAAAGGAAGACAAGTATGAAGAGGAGATCAAGGTCCTGACCGACAAGCTGAAGGAG GCCGAGACCCGAGCTGAATTTGCTGAGAGGTCAGTAACCAAGCTGGAAAAGAGCATCGATGACTTAGAAG ACGAGTTGTATGCTCAGAAGCTCAAGTACAAGGCCATCAGCGAGGAGTTGGACCATGCTCTGAACGACATGACTTCCATGTAA